From one Anabas testudineus chromosome 18, fAnaTes1.2, whole genome shotgun sequence genomic stretch:
- the LOC117153113 gene encoding NLR family CARD domain-containing protein 3-like, which translates to MLLEENIVTFVKNELKKIQKVLCPDYPQCFVKITLNFLRRMKQEELADCLQSKTPAAVCGQKLRSNLKKKFQCVFEGIAKAGNPTLLNQIYTELYITEGGTGEVNDEHEVRQIETASRKPDTLETTIRQEDIFKGSPGREEPIRTVMTKGVAGIGKTVLTQKFTLDWAEDKANQDIQFTFPLTFRELNVLKEKTFSLVELVHHFFTETKEAGICRFEEFQVVFILDGLDECRLPLDFHNNQILTDVTESTSVDVLLTNLIRGNLLPSARLWITTRPAAANQIPPQCVDMVTEVRGFTDPQKEEYFRKRFRDEEQARRIISHIKTSRSLHIMCHIPVFCWITATVLEDVLKTREGGELPKTLTEMYIHFLVVQSKVKNIKYDEGAETDPHWSPESRKMIESLGKLAFEQLQKGNLIFYESDLTECSIDIRTASVYSGVFTQIFREERGLYQDNVFCFIHLSVQEFLAALHVHLTFINSGVNLLSEQQSTSLWFSLFGPELKLLHQSAVDKSLQSPNGHLDLFLRFLLGLSLQTNQTLLRGLQTKKESRSQNTEETTEYIKMKIRETPSAEKSINLFHCLNELNDRSLVEEIQQYLDSGSLSTDELSPAQWSALVFILLSSGKDLDVFDLKKLSASEEALPRLLPVVKASNKALLSGCNLSERSIEALSSVLSCQSSRLRELDLSNNDLQDSGVKLLSAGLKKQHCILEILRLSGCQITEEGCASLASALSSNPSHLRELDLSYNHPGDSGVKLLSAGLKDPHWSLDTLMLDHGGLQRLKPGLRKYACELELDPNTAHRYLQLSDNNRKATRLKVQQPYPDHPDRFEYWCQVLCRNALTGRCYWEVEWTGRVLVSVSYRSIRKKGDIPDCWFGGNDKSWTLFHSEEDGYSVRHNNRFTAISSSSVSNKVSVYVDCPAGTLSFYRVSSDKLIHLHTFNTTFTEPLYAGFRIISGSMSVYCVGVRVSCGQKHCEADLSQTQTLNINLSDFFTFIINC; encoded by the exons ATG ctgctggaggagaacattgtcacttttgtgaagaacgagctgaagaagatccagaaggtCCTTtgtccagattacccacaatgctttgtgaagatcacactgaacttcctgaggagaatgaagcaggaggagctggctgactgtctgcagagca aaactcctgctgcagtgtgtggacAAAAACTGAGgtctaatctgaagaagaagttccagtgtgtgtttgaggggattgctaaagcaggaaacccaacccttctgaaccagatctacacagagctctacatcacagagggagggactggagaggtcaatgatgaacatgaggtcagacagattgaaacagcatccaggaaaccagacacactagaaacaaccatcagacaagaagacatctttaaaggctcacctggaagagaggaaccaatcagaacagtgatgacaaagggagtggctggcattgggaaaacagtcttaacacagaagttcactctggactgggctgaagacaaagccaaccaggacatacagttcacatttccattgactttcagagagctgaatgtgctgaaagagaaaacgttcagcttggtggaacttgttcatcacttctttactgaaaccaaagaagcaggaatctgcaggtttgaagagttccaggttgtgttcatcttggacggtctggatgagtgtcgacttcctctggacttccacaacaatcagatcctgaccGATGTCACtgagtccacctcagtggatgtgctgctgacaaacctgatcagggggaacctgcttccctctgctcgcctctggataaccacacgacctgcagcagccaatcagatccctcctcagtgtgttgacatggtgacagaggtcagagggttcactgacccacagaaggaggagtacttcaggaagaggttcagagatgaggagcaggccagaagaatcatctcccacatcaagacatcacgaagcctccacatcatgtgtcacatcccagtcttctgctggatcactgctacagttctggaggatgtgttgaaaaccagagagggaggagagctgcccaagaccctgactgagatgtacatccacttcctggtggttcagtccaaagtgaagaacatcaagtatgatgaaggagctgagacagatccacactggagtccagagagcaggaagatgattgagtctctgggaaaactggcttttgagcagcttcagaaaggaaacctgatcttctatgaatcagacctgacagagtgcAGCATCGATATCAGaacagcctcagtgtactcaggagtgttcacacagatctttagagaggagagaggactgtaccaggacaatgtgttctgcttcatccatctgagtgttcaggagtttctggctgctcttcatgtccatctgaccttcatcaactctggagtcaatctgctgtctgaacaacagtcaacttctctgtgGTTCAGTCTGTTTGgacctgaactaaaacttctccaccagagtgctgtggacaagtccttacagagtccaaatggacatctggacttgtttctccgctttctccttggtctttcactgcagaccaatcagactctcctacgaggtctgcagacaaagaaagaaagtagaTCACAGAACACTGAGGAAACAACTGAGTACAtcaagatgaagatcagagagactccctcagcagagaaaagcatcaacctgttccactgtctgaatgaactaaatgatcgttctctagtggaggagatccaacagtacctggactcaggaagtctctccacagatgaactgtctcctgctcagtggtcagctctggtcttcatcttactgtcatcaggaaaagatctggacgtgtttgacctgaagaaattatctgcttcagaggaggctctACCGAGGCTGTTGCCAGTGGTCAAAGCCTCCAACAAAGCTCT actgagtggctgtaacctctcagagagaagcattgaagctctgtcctcagttctcagctgcCAGTCCTCTAgactgagagaactggacctgagtaacaatgacctgcaggattcaggagtgaagctgctgtctgctggactaaagaaacaacactgtATACTGGAAATTCTCAG actgtcaggctgtcaaatcacagaggaaggctgtgcttctctggcctcagctctgagctccaacccctcccatctgagagagctagacctgagctacaatcatccaggagactcgGGAGTcaagctgctctctgctggactgAAGGATCCACACTGGAGCCTGGACACTCTCAT GTTGGACCATGGTGGACTGCAGAGACTGAAACCTGGTCTGaggaagt ATGCCTGTGAACTGGAACTGGAcccaaacacagcacacagatacctacaactgtctgacaacaacaggaaggcGACAAGGTTAAAGGTGCAACAGccatatcctgatcatccagacagatttgagtACTGGTGTCAGGTGCTGTGTAGAAATGctctgactggtcgctgttactgggaggtcgagtggacGGGAAGGGTTTTAgtatcagtgagttacagaagCATCAGAAAGAAAGGAGATATTCCTGACTGTTGGTTTGGAGGAAATGATAAGTCCTGGACTCTGTTCCACTCTGAAGAGGATGGTTATTCTGTCCGTCACAATAACAGGTTTACagccatctcctcctcctctgtctctaacaaagtatcagtgtatgtggactgtcctgctgggactctgtccttctacagagtctcctctgacaaactgatccacctccacaccttcaacaccacattcactgaacctctttatgcTGGGTTCAGGATCATATCTGGTTCAATGTCTGTGTACTGTGTAGGTGTGAGAGTCTCTTGtggacagaaacactgtgaagcAGATCTGTCTCAGactcaaacactgaacattaatTTGTCTGATTtcttcactttcatcatcaACTGTTag